The Prosthecobacter fusiformis genomic sequence ACTGAGTCTCCCATCAGGCAGGCATCCTGGATCTCCGTGTGAATATGGATGGTAGGCTGCTCTCGGTCCCCGGTCTTGCACATCTCCACCACTTCCCGGATGATGCGGGCCATATCCACCGGCTGGAAGCTGAACTCCATCTTGTCCTGCGTGATGCGTGTCAGGTCCAGCAGGTCATTGATCAGGTGCGCCTCCAGCTGCACATTGCGGCGGATCATTTGAAAATCCCGTCGCACATCCTCAGGCAGGGAGGCATCCTGGCTGCGTTCCTCCACCACAGCCATCACCGGTGTCAGCGGAGTGCGCAGCTCATGGCTTAGCATCGCCATGAACTGGTCCTTGGCCGCGCTTGCCCGTTTCAGCTCTTCTTGGGATCGCTTCAGTTCCTCCACCAGCTCAGCCCGCGCCTCAGCTGCTTCTTTCGCCGCCCGTTCCCTCAGCGCCTCCAGCTCCTTCTGGCGGAATTCTTGTAAAATTCGGTTGTTCTCCTCAGCGAAAAACTTCCGCCTGAGCAGCGCGCGGATACGCCCTTTCAGGATGGAATAGTCATTCGATTTGCCCACAAAATCATCCGCCCCCGCCTCCAGCGCTCTGGATAAATTATCTGTGGAATCTGCCCCGGTTAACAAAATGGTGATCAACGGCAGATGCAGGCTTTTACGCAAAGCGTTCACGTGTTTGCACACCTCAAACCCGTCCATCCTAGGCATCACCAGGTCGATGATCACACCGTCAAATTTTCTTTCCCCCAGTCGCTTGATGCCTTCTTCTCCATCGGTGCAGGTCTCCAGTTTGTAGCCTTCCTTGGAGAGTTCATGTTTCAGGCGGTCCAAAAAGATCGCGCTGTCATCAATGGCCAGTAGGTGGACGTCTTGAAATGAGGAATCCTCAGAGCCATGAATGATGCGTTCATTCAGGCCGGATTTTTGCAGCAGCGTCCGCAGTCTCAGCAGCAGCACCTCTGGATTCGTAGATTTGGCCACGAAGTCATCCGCGCCGCTGTCCAGCCCCTGCACCTGCTGCCCTTCTTGGGAGGTCAGCATCACGATCGGCAGGCTGCGGGTATCCACATTCATGCGGATGCGGCGGCAGACCTCATCCCCACGGATGCCAGGCAGATGGTAGTCCAGCAGGATCAGGTCCGGCAGGGTTTCCCGGAGTGTGGAGAAAGCCTTCTCTGCGCTCGAAACCCAGGTGACCCTCCAGCCCTCTTGCTCCAACAGCGCGGTTAGGCTGATGGCTTGGGTAGTGGAATCCTCCACCAGCATGACATGATAGCTCCGTTCATTCATGAGCTCGCTGAGGGTGGGTTAAAGAGCAGGGCCAGGCGTGCGCCGATTTCTTCCAGGGGTAGGGTGGCTGTTGCCGCCCCCAGTTTCACCGCCGCCGCCGGCATTCCATAGACGACGGAAGTCGCTTCATCTTGGGCGATGGTATATGCCCCCGCTTGGTGCATGTCACGCATCCCCAGGGCTCCGTCCTCTCCCATACCCGTGAGCAAGACCGCCGCAGCCCCTGTGCCGAGAGGAGTCAGCGACTTTAACAGCACCGTTCCTGATGGCTTCTGGGTATTCACCGGAGGCGTGTTGAGCAATTGGATTTGGAAAGGTTCCGCATAGGCCATGTGCACATCCGCCGGTGCCACATAGACGGTCCCTGCCTGCAAAGGCATACAGTGCTGCGCCTCCACCACTTTGAGGCCTGGCACCACACCGCCGAGCCAGGTCACAAACCCACGCACAAATCCGGGTGTGATATGCTGGACTAAAAGGATGGGTGCGGGGAAATCCGCAGGCAGTGAATTGAGCACTTGTACGATGGCATTGGGTCCGCCTGTGGACGCCACCATGCCCAATACCCGCGGGCACGGACATTTCTCTGCTGGCAGCGTGGACCGCTGCCGGGCAGGCACGACTTCGGGCTTCGGGATATACGTCCGGTAACGCTGCCGGATCACCCTCACCTCGCTCATGATCGCCAGCTTCGTACACAGTTCCGAAGACAGCCTTTCATAATCTGCGTGGCGCAGACCCACCGGCTTTTGCACCACAGAAAGTGCACCTGCCCGGAGGGCATTCATCGAGATCTTTAATTCATCATCCTCAACATCAGACGACACCACCACGATGGGGGTGGGGAATTCGTTCATGATGCGTTGTGTCACTTCCAGTCCGTTCATTCCTGGCAGCCGGATGTCCAGGGAGATGATGTCCGGCCGGGTATTGGCCAGGGTTTTCAGCGCCTCTTCACCGCTTCGGACACTTGCAATGACCTGCAACCGTGGATCACGGTTGATGATGTGATGCAGGAACTCGCTCACTACCTGGGAGTCCTCCACAATCATGACTGAAACTTTTTTCATGCGGCTTTTATCAATCAAAGGACCCCTCGCCCAAGAGGTAACACAACCGCCTGACTTTTTGCCTTCATCGTGAATCGTAATTGGGGTTCAGGTTGGATGTCTGTATCTATACCAATTGCCGTACAACGCTCAACAGTTCCTGGTGGTCGAAGCGTTCCTTCACAATGTAGGCATCCGCCCCGAGGGCAAGCCCGCGTTCCTGGTCCTCCTGGCTGCTGAGGGAGGTGACCAATATCAGCGGTATATCTGCCAGTGCAGGCTGGCTCTTCATCGTGGACAAAAGGCCGAATCCATCCAGGTGAGGCATTTGGATGTCACTCACCACCAGGGCTACCGTTTCAGCATGCAGGATCTTCAGTGCCGCCCTGCCATCTTCGGCGATGCGCACATGATATCCCGCTGTTTCCAGGATGCTCTTTTGCAGTGTCCTGGCGGTGAAGGAATCGTCCACCACCAGCACCGTTGCCTGTCGCGGTTTTTCCACAGCCTTCTGACGATTTTCCGGCACGGGTGTAGCCCGGCTGCGGTCAGCCAGGGTCAGGGTATTGAGCACCAGCACTACTTGGCCTTCCTCGGTCACGATCGCACCGGAGAAATGCGGTGAACGCGATGCCGGATAGGGCAGGGGACGGATCAGTGCATGAAATTCGCCGATCACCGCCTCCACATGCAGCGCCAGGGGCTTTTCTCCCTGGAGCACTGCGACTTGCACCTTGCCGTCCTCATCCCGGGTGATGAGTGGCTGCGTCCCCGCTGCCTCCGCAGCGGTGATGACCTGGACCGCTCCACCGTCGATGAAGACCATGCTACGGCCGTCTGCCACATGCAGATCATCTACCCGGCGCAGATATTTGATCGAATTCAACGGCAGGGCAAAAAGACGTCCCGCTGCACGCAGCAATAGCAGCCGACGTGCAGAAATGCTCACCGGCACTCGGATCTCCAGGCTGCTGCCCAGTCCGTGCCGGGAAGTCATCTTTACCTGGCCCTGAAATTGGCTCACTCTTTCCCTGACGACGGACAACCCCACGCCCCTTCCGGATACGGTGGTCAGTTCCGCTGCGGTTGAAAGTCCGGCGTGAAAGATCAGGTCAGTGATCGCTTCCGCTGTTTGCTGCTCCGCTTCAGTCACTGTTAGAAGTCCAGCGCGGATCGCTTTTTGCTTCACCTGCTCCACATCCACCCCGCCTCCATCATCACTGATGGTTAGGCGTAGAAAGTGCCCGTCGATGTCCATGTGCATGCGCACATCACCAGCCTCAGGCTTGCCAGCAGCCCGTCGCCGGGCTGGGCCTTCGATGCCGTGAGAGATGGCATTCCTCAGCGCATGCATCACCGGGTCCTTCAGTGC encodes the following:
- the cheB gene encoding chemotaxis-specific protein-glutamate methyltransferase CheB, translating into MKKVSVMIVEDSQVVSEFLHHIINRDPRLQVIASVRSGEEALKTLANTRPDIISLDIRLPGMNGLEVTQRIMNEFPTPIVVVSSDVEDDELKISMNALRAGALSVVQKPVGLRHADYERLSSELCTKLAIMSEVRVIRQRYRTYIPKPEVVPARQRSTLPAEKCPCPRVLGMVASTGGPNAIVQVLNSLPADFPAPILLVQHITPGFVRGFVTWLGGVVPGLKVVEAQHCMPLQAGTVYVAPADVHMAYAEPFQIQLLNTPPVNTQKPSGTVLLKSLTPLGTGAAAVLLTGMGEDGALGMRDMHQAGAYTIAQDEATSVVYGMPAAAVKLGAATATLPLEEIGARLALLFNPPSASS
- a CDS encoding hybrid sensor histidine kinase/response regulator, producing MSDSDLHQRVLAAFQTEFKEQMQAIRAMLAAWPYYSGMLLDEAFRMAHSMKGSARVCDLNEVEDIAHQLEHTLSQLTKGEISATPEVKERISSHADAAEDAMALAMERELATYSVETEASPAPMGGHDTLRIESVLLEALLLSTGQLLTEAARQESLEREMSLLARELEQLRSLSHQDRLDEGDLRFQVREAGKHLQQIRTRQQQGSRSLRVLSSRVQENVGHICMVPISSMCEGFPKMMRDLSGETGKPARFTMTGTENRADRAVLQALKDPVMHALRNAISHGIEGPARRRAAGKPEAGDVRMHMDIDGHFLRLTISDDGGGVDVEQVKQKAIRAGLLTVTEAEQQTAEAITDLIFHAGLSTAAELTTVSGRGVGLSVVRERVSQFQGQVKMTSRHGLGSSLEIRVPVSISARRLLLLRAAGRLFALPLNSIKYLRRVDDLHVADGRSMVFIDGGAVQVITAAEAAGTQPLITRDEDGKVQVAVLQGEKPLALHVEAVIGEFHALIRPLPYPASRSPHFSGAIVTEEGQVVLVLNTLTLADRSRATPVPENRQKAVEKPRQATVLVVDDSFTARTLQKSILETAGYHVRIAEDGRAALKILHAETVALVVSDIQMPHLDGFGLLSTMKSQPALADIPLILVTSLSSQEDQERGLALGADAYIVKERFDHQELLSVVRQLV
- a CDS encoding response regulator, coding for MNERSYHVMLVEDSTTQAISLTALLEQEGWRVTWVSSAEKAFSTLRETLPDLILLDYHLPGIRGDEVCRRIRMNVDTRSLPIVMLTSQEGQQVQGLDSGADDFVAKSTNPEVLLLRLRTLLQKSGLNERIIHGSEDSSFQDVHLLAIDDSAIFLDRLKHELSKEGYKLETCTDGEEGIKRLGERKFDGVIIDLVMPRMDGFEVCKHVNALRKSLHLPLITILLTGADSTDNLSRALEAGADDFVGKSNDYSILKGRIRALLRRKFFAEENNRILQEFRQKELEALRERAAKEAAEARAELVEELKRSQEELKRASAAKDQFMAMLSHELRTPLTPVMAVVEERSQDASLPEDVRRDFQMIRRNVQLEAHLINDLLDLTRITQDKMEFSFQPVDMARIIREVVEMCKTGDREQPTIHIHTEIQDACLMGDSVRLTQVVWNLLQNAIKFTPNHGSIEVSLKSESRTGQPFMVLEVTDSGAGIEPEMLERIFEAFQQERRQPNRQHGGLGLGLAISKAIVERHHGRLSATSAGANQGSTFRLALPMQLELIPKIKPVDAADGQSDDVSGATESHKPTRAQWRILLVEDHEDTRDSLARLLRRRGHEVHVATSVAEAAAQAAEVTGLQILISDVGLPDGDGMDVLREVMKIQKVHAIALSGFGMKEDVQRSLDSGYLHHLTKPVQFTQLEAALAH